The Gossypium hirsutum isolate 1008001.06 chromosome D03, Gossypium_hirsutum_v2.1, whole genome shotgun sequence genomic interval aatataattacgaaatactaacatttaaaataaataggcaATATATGCCTTTTTTTTGTTAATTGGTCAAATAGACCCTTTTTTAAGATTTAGATAAATAGGCCGATTATGGAAAGAGTGTGTGAAAGCGCATCTAGTTGGGCGCGCTTTCTGCACAGGTGGCAGGAAAGCGCACCTAGCTGGATGCGCTTTCCCTTCAAGTcgtattttttaactttttttaatataattagtttctttagttagatggttaaatgagtGGTTTTATCTTTGAGTCTTGAGTTCGATTCCTCTCCactcatatttataattttttattccatgttgttttaaggtttttattatttttaattccttCTCTTCtaaacacatttgtaatttttatttcatgtttgctttttttaattaataaatatattgttttcaaattttttatttataattcatatttataattaataattattttacttataaaatcaaataattattacaaatatcattattttagtaaatataatttttatgtgtaatatttatttttcaatccatatcatgaatgtagtaaattttagtattatatatgtttgtatgtgtatttaaaatatttcacatataaatattataaatatatatacacaaaattacatgatgtttatattatatataaaggagttattaatttcaaatatttttaacataaagatatatgtaaaatatatatttattatacaattacatatttattatttgattttatgaataaaagagatattaattaaaaataaaaaattgaaaacaatatatttattaattaaaaataaaaaaaacttaaacatcatgaaataaaaattacaaatgtgtttaAAAGAGGAGGAATTGATTAGAACTCAAGgataaaatcattattatttaactatttaacCAAGAAGctcatatgttaaaaatattaattaaaaataataaaaaacttaaaacaacatgaaataaaaaatacggaTGTGAGTGGGAGAGAAATCAAACCCAAGATTTAAGGACAAAACTATTAATATTTAACAATCTGATTAAAgaaattgattatattaaaaaggtaaaaaatacAATTCGAAGGGAAAGCGCGGCCAACTTCTCTCCATAATCAACTTATTTTTCTAaatcttccaaaaaaaaaacGGCTTATTTAACCAATTAATGAAAAAACATATATTACCTATTTAGCCCCCAAATACACCCTAAAGTAAAAAGGGTAAACTTTTAAAATAACCACTCTTATTtatctcaggttacattttagtcacttttgtttgaaatattatgttttagtcacttacgttaacgCGTTGTAATTGCCGTTAACGAtataacggtaagctgacgtggcacgctaaattatcatttcaaacaaaaattttaggttaaattgtaCAATTGGTCTCCATACTTTTTTGTTTTGACCaatcttttttgttcttttaactttcttttttttgttctttatttttcattctcttttgcttcttccTCTATTTTCTCCCTCTCTAtctcttttaatgtagtttttctatgttttccatttgttaaactaagggggaagaagaaaaggaaaataaagaaataaaaagaaaaaaaaattgttcaaaaaaataaaagtatagagactagttttaacaaataaaaaatataaaaaaaactacgttaaaagagatGAAGAAGTAGAAcataatggaaaaaaaagaaaaaaaagaacataaaagaaaaaaaattaaattgctcaaaataaaaaatatgagaactaattgtataatttaacctaaaatttttatttgaaatgatgatttaacgtgccatatTAGCTTACTGTTACACTGTTAACGGTaattaacgactcagtgactaaaatgttacaaaacATTAACGCaattgactaaaatgtaacattttaaatataaatgactaaaataaaaataaaaaactaacgGTAGAGATTTGTCGGTGAAACCAAAAGGAAACACTGACAGCGAGATAATGTTTTTCCTATAATTTGAGAAAAGCCTCTCCCCTTCGCTTCGGAGTCTGAGATCTGATCTCAATTACACCCAAACAAGCAAAGGTGAGCCTAAGAGCTAAGCTAATAttaagaacaaaaaagaaaagaaaatctctCATCATTTCTCTCTTTTGTGTTTGTTTCTTGAGAAAATGGGTGTTTTTTCTCTTGTTTCTGATGTAACATTGAGTAAAACTCTTAAAAAGTTTTAGGTTTGGTCATTCGATTCATTTTGAATGCCATTATGTAAAACTGCATGTTGATTTTTTCTCAGTGATGATGCTTTTGAATGTTATTATGTAAATTTGCGGTTGTCCGGCTTTAGATCTTTTATCGACGATTTGCTTTGTTGGTTTCCCATTAAACTGAAAGTCATCTGAGTGTGAGATTTTATATCTTTCGCTGTCTCCGCTCAGGATTTTGAGTTTGGGTTTTTTGCTTTGCCCACGTATGATCTATAGCGTTAGTCTTGGTTGCTTAAACAATGGATGTTTTCTTTGTTAAATTGCGTATCTTTCGGGTTTCATAGGATGAAATGGGAGAATCCCACTGCATTATCCGCGGCGTTTTACTTGATCTAAAATGTAGTTAGGTTCATTTcatcagatttttttttcttatgcttCAATTTCATTAGTGGAACTGAAATTTGGAAACTTTACGTGGTATGGTACTGAGCTATGTTACTGGAATCTGGTGACTATAATACAGATTTGTTTCTGCATGTTTGAGTATGTGTTGGGCTTGGGTGTTTTAAGCAAGATGAATAGTTTTAACATAGGTGACAATTACTTTTAGAATTCATGAATCATACCCATAGTAGTTTTGTTATTTACTGGAATATTTGTCCCTTTAATACTTGCTTAGAAGTCCAAGATAGATATCATGGGCCGTGGAGTTAGCAGCGGTGGGGGACAGAGTTCTTTGGGTTACCTTTTTGGGAGTGGAGAATCCCCCAAACCCACCCCGAAACATGTCAGTCCTAGCACTGGCACCGTCAATGAAGTTCCTCAGACACAGAATGAGGTTGTCAAGGAAACCCCACCACCAGCTGTTGTCCCTAAGGATATTCCTGCAGGCATTCCTGGGAACAATGCAAACAATTATTTCCGTGCTGATGGCCAGAACTGTGGCAACTTTCTTACGGTAGGAACCCTAGTTACAATTGTTTTCTGATATTAGCTTGGTAATGTTTGAACAAATGTCTACTGTTGATCTACACGATATCTGAAATGAACTTGTGATAACTTTTTGCTTATTTTTCTGGCTTTTTAGTATCATGCTCACATTCAGATGATGTTAACAAAGCTGTCACATAGAAACATTGATGAAGAATTGTATTATACATGATTTATCTGAAGGTTAGCAAGTATCATCTGCCTTGTTTACAATGTATTCACAATATATGAATGTTGTCAGTTTTGCAACCAATGCTTGAGCTCCTAGATGAGTCTTTGATTTGGCATGGCTGGAAATAATATGTTGGTATTTTGTGAGCATTTCTTTTCCTTTGTCAGAGTTCTGAAATTATTATATCATTATCTTGTTGGGAGCTGTTTGATTCAACTCTTCATTTCTCTTAAGCACTTCTGTTGACACATGTTTGTATACGGGTATCGGGACATGGCCTCCAAATATGcggaagttaaaaaaaattaacatatccACGTCGGGACACATCTGGCGCTTACACTCGTGTCTGAGTTACATAGTTAGGGAGATTAATCTCTTTTATTCTAAATTCTGCAGCTTGAGTTAGGGAA includes:
- the LOC107949777 gene encoding protein SPIRAL1-like 3 isoform X2, whose protein sequence is MGRGVSSGGGQSSLGYLFGSGESPKPTPKHVSPSTGTVNEVPQTQNEVVKETPPPAVVPKDIPAGIPGNNANNYFRADGQNCGNFLTYHAHIQMMLTKLSHRNIDEELYYT
- the LOC107949777 gene encoding protein SPIRAL1-like 3 isoform X1, coding for MGRGVSSGGGQSSLGYLFGSGESPKPTPKHVSPSTGTVNEVPQTQNEVVKETPPPAVVPKDIPAGIPGNNANNYFRADGQNCGNFLTDRPTTKVHAAPGGGSSLDYLFGGNPK